CTGTCTCCTTAACATCAAGTAACCCCATCTTCACCATGGCTTGTTGGAAGTCGAAAAAGAACCTGGCTTGGTTAAAGCCAGCGTACCCGTTCACAATTTGTCTGGTCGTAAGATCAGTCATCAAGGTTTGATCAGAAAATAAGACACCGGCCTGCCTTTGAAGTGCGTTGTAGTAATCGTTATCAAACATGTTTCTTGATGAATCAAATGGTTGTTCTGCGTTGTCACCTGCATTACATGTTTTCGTGAGTGTTTTCACAAACTGTTTGTCAATGCTTGGGTCCACATCGTTTGTTGAATCAAAGTTTTTAAGGCGATTCTTGAAAGATGAACATCGAGCCACTCCTAGTGTATGTCCACCTGCATAGAGCAATAGTAGTCGAATTTATATATATACCGAATATATAAATATGGAAGTTGGCACTATAAGAAGAATGAGCTTTAGTGACAAAGGTTATTGGTCACTAGTAATACTAAAAAGGAAGTTATTAACCAAAATAGGTTGGTCATTTTGCGTCACTATAGATCCGTCACAACATATTATTAGATACCAAATATTGAAATTAGTTACTATAGTGGTCATTTGTTTGGTCACTAATATGGTATGGTGATTAAAATTTAGTGACTTTTTTTTAATTGTATTTAAACATAGTAGATGACAATTTTTTTTTAGTGTAGATGTGAGTCGACTTATTGAAGTGATCAAGATTGTGTGAGTATTATCATGAACTGTTGACCtcctcattaattaattaattaattaattaattaattgcatGTATAGACCGATTTTGTAATCTAATCTTAATTAatgaataaaataataatatatacggACTAATATATAGAAAATTTACCAGAAAGAGCGACCATTTCTTGAACACTGAAACCATGTTGCTTAAACATATTAATCAATTCACTAGTGTTAAAAGTTGGTGATGGCAAGTTTCTTGTGTCTTCAATTTTTGATCTTGTTCCATCTTTTCTTCCTTTTGGTATATCATAAACCGGTCCACCAGCCTGAAAAATTGCCATTAACATAAACGAGTAAATTTTTATAGTTTTGTCTGTTCAGACTACTCGAATAAGGGGATTGTTTTACTTAATACGCGATCTAATCAGATTATATCACGTAATCATTTTTTACTCTTTTTTCTAATCACCTTAAGATATGTGGCTATGAGACCTCTTATGAGGATATTAGGATCCTAATCACTACTAGACTATACATATCTAGAAATGCATGGTATAT
The window above is part of the Rutidosis leptorrhynchoides isolate AG116_Rl617_1_P2 chromosome 1, CSIRO_AGI_Rlap_v1, whole genome shotgun sequence genome. Proteins encoded here:
- the LOC139859245 gene encoding peroxidase 47-like; translated protein: MRFDMKTMIVVVLMVFMLRHCNGLGLNMNYYLMSCPMAEFMIKNSVNSALRADPTLAAGLIRMHFHDCWIQGCDASVLLDSTSDNTAEKDSPANLSLRGYEVIDNAKKLVENMCPGVVSCADIVAMAARDAVIFAGGPVYDIPKGRKDGTRSKIEDTRNLPSPTFNTSELINMFKQHGFSVQEMVALSGGHTLGVARCSSFKNRLKNFDSTNDVDPSIDKQFVKTLTKTCNAGDNAEQPFDSSRNMFDNDYYNALQRQAGVLFSDQTLMTDLTTRQIVNGYAGFNQARFFFDFQQAMVKMGLLDVKETGEVRQNCHKIN